One genomic window of Oleomonas cavernae includes the following:
- a CDS encoding aspartate/glutamate racemase family protein, whose translation MRIKLINPNTTWSMTDKMAAAARAVAMPGTEIVAVSPQGGPASIEGHYDEAVATIGLLEEIRSGEAQGFDGYIIACFGDPGLMAARELANGPVVGIAEAAMHMASLIAPGFSVVTTLARTKGIAEHLAERYGMARFCRKVRATDIAVLELEDPASNAGTRIIEECRAALREDESGAIVLGCAGMADLAAEISRAIGAPVVEGVTAAVTLVESLVRLNLKTSKRGELAPPLPKSYSGGLAYLSP comes from the coding sequence ATGCGCATCAAGCTGATCAACCCCAACACCACCTGGTCGATGACCGACAAGATGGCCGCCGCCGCCCGTGCGGTGGCCATGCCGGGCACCGAAATCGTGGCGGTGTCGCCGCAAGGCGGGCCGGCCTCGATCGAGGGCCATTATGACGAGGCGGTCGCCACCATCGGCCTGCTCGAGGAAATTCGTTCGGGCGAGGCCCAAGGTTTCGACGGCTACATCATCGCCTGCTTCGGCGATCCCGGCCTGATGGCCGCGCGCGAGCTGGCCAACGGCCCGGTGGTGGGCATCGCCGAGGCGGCCATGCACATGGCCAGCCTGATCGCGCCCGGCTTTTCCGTCGTCACCACCCTGGCCCGGACCAAGGGCATCGCCGAACACCTGGCCGAGCGTTACGGCATGGCCCGTTTCTGCCGCAAGGTGCGCGCAACCGACATCGCGGTGCTGGAACTGGAAGACCCCGCCTCCAACGCCGGCACCCGCATCATCGAGGAATGCCGCGCCGCCCTGCGGGAAGACGAATCGGGCGCCATCGTCCTTGGTTGCGCCGGCATGGCCGATCTGGCGGCCGAGATTTCGCGGGCCATCGGCGCGCCGGTGGTCGAAGGCGTCACCGCCGCGGTGACCCTGGTCGAATCCCTGGTCCGCCTGAATCTCAAAACCTCGAAACGGGGCGAACTCGCCCCACCGCTGCCCAAGTCCTATAGTGGGGGTCTCGCGTATCTTTCCCCCTGA
- the puuE gene encoding allantoinase PuuE — MTWQPPRDLIGYGPTPPKANWPGGARIAVQIVLNYEEGGENSIENGDAASEAFLSEVVNAQPLTGVRHLSVESIFDYGARVGVWRLLKLFEAKKVPVTVFAVALAAQKYPALIRAMVDAGHEIASHGLRWINYQYVEEAVERAHLQQAVEILTQVAGTRPLGWYTGRTGPNTRRLVAEHGGFLYDADAYDDELPYWQDVAGKPLLIVPYTLDANDMRFINAQGFGEGQQFYSYLKDSFDTLYKEGAETPRMLSIGLHCRLAGRPGRFAAVERFIDYAQSHEGVWFARRVDIARHWHQYHPA, encoded by the coding sequence ATGACCTGGCAGCCCCCGCGCGACCTGATCGGCTATGGCCCGACGCCGCCCAAGGCCAATTGGCCGGGTGGTGCGCGGATCGCGGTGCAGATCGTCCTCAACTACGAGGAGGGCGGCGAGAATTCGATCGAGAACGGCGACGCTGCGTCGGAGGCTTTCCTGTCCGAGGTGGTGAATGCCCAACCCCTGACCGGCGTGCGCCACCTGTCGGTCGAATCGATCTTCGACTATGGCGCGCGGGTCGGCGTGTGGCGCCTGCTGAAGCTGTTCGAGGCGAAGAAGGTGCCGGTGACGGTGTTCGCCGTGGCCCTGGCGGCGCAGAAATACCCGGCGCTGATCCGCGCCATGGTCGACGCCGGCCACGAGATCGCCAGCCACGGCCTGCGCTGGATCAACTACCAGTATGTCGAAGAGGCGGTGGAGCGCGCCCATCTTCAACAGGCCGTCGAAATCCTGACCCAGGTCGCCGGCACCCGGCCGCTGGGCTGGTACACCGGGCGCACCGGCCCCAATACCCGGCGCCTGGTCGCCGAACACGGCGGCTTCCTCTACGACGCCGATGCCTATGACGACGAACTGCCCTATTGGCAGGATGTGGCGGGCAAGCCCCTGCTGATCGTGCCCTATACGCTCGATGCCAACGACATGCGCTTCATCAACGCCCAGGGTTTCGGCGAGGGGCAGCAGTTCTATAGCTATCTGAAGGACAGCTTCGACACGCTCTACAAGGAAGGCGCGGAGACGCCGCGCATGCTCTCCATCGGCCTGCATTGCCGGCTGGCCGGGCGGCCCGGGCGCTTCGCGGCGGTGGAGAGGTTCATCGACTATGCCCAGTCCCATGAAGGGGTCTGGTTTGCCCGGCGGGTGGATATCGCGCGCCATTGGCACCAGTACCACCCGGCGTGA
- a CDS encoding LysR family transcriptional regulator encodes MALIENIRVFVRVLELGSLSAAGRHMRLSPAVVSHRLQQLEAHLGVRLLNRTTRRVKPTEHGSAFYEACQDVLATLERAEATVADAGRLPRGTLRITAPLGFGRQILAPILPDFREAHPEVSVQLRLSDHVLDLLAEGMDVALRMGTLADSSLIARKIADCPQVLCAAPAYLKRHGTPAEPADLLKHACLILRLPGARPVRWVLSSPDGPVTLAVSGPVDADFGEILTEFALRGHGVVMKPLWEVADYLRDGRLVPVLPDFPPPPISISVVYPHRRLVAAKTRAFADFILDRGSAAILEAIGEVAEQKVSAA; translated from the coding sequence TTGGCGCTGATCGAAAATATCCGGGTCTTCGTCCGTGTGCTGGAACTGGGCAGCCTGTCGGCCGCCGGCCGCCACATGCGCCTGTCGCCCGCCGTGGTCAGCCATCGCCTGCAGCAGTTGGAAGCCCATCTGGGCGTGCGCCTGCTCAACCGCACCACCAGGCGGGTGAAGCCGACCGAGCACGGCTCCGCCTTCTACGAGGCGTGCCAGGATGTCCTGGCGACCCTGGAACGGGCCGAGGCGACGGTGGCCGATGCCGGGCGCCTGCCGCGCGGCACCTTGCGCATCACAGCGCCCTTGGGCTTCGGCCGCCAGATCCTGGCGCCCATCCTGCCCGATTTCCGCGAGGCCCATCCGGAAGTCTCGGTCCAGCTTCGCCTGTCGGACCATGTGCTGGACCTGCTGGCAGAGGGCATGGATGTCGCCCTGCGCATGGGCACCCTGGCGGATTCGAGCCTGATCGCCCGCAAGATCGCCGACTGCCCCCAGGTGCTGTGCGCCGCCCCGGCGTATTTGAAGCGCCACGGCACCCCGGCCGAGCCGGCGGACCTGCTGAAACATGCCTGCCTGATCCTGCGCCTGCCCGGCGCCCGGCCGGTGCGCTGGGTCCTCTCCAGTCCCGACGGTCCGGTAACCTTGGCCGTCTCCGGCCCGGTCGATGCCGATTTCGGCGAGATCCTGACCGAATTCGCCCTGCGCGGCCACGGCGTGGTGATGAAGCCCCTGTGGGAAGTGGCGGATTATCTGCGCGACGGCCGCCTGGTGCCGGTATTGCCGGACTTCCCGCCGCCGCCGATTTCGATCTCGGTGGTCTACCCCCATCGCCGCCTGGTCGCCGCCAAGACCCGTGCCTTTGCCGATTTCATCCTCGACCGCGGCAGTGCCGCCATCCTCGAGGCGATCGGCGAGGTGGCCGAGCAGAAAGTCTCGGCTGCCTGA
- the xdhB gene encoding xanthine dehydrogenase molybdopterin binding subunit: MTMPDLAVHRPTPHESAARHVTGTAHYVDDIPDPAGTLHLALGLSERAHAKVTHLDLSAVRAAPGVVLVLAGTDMPAEVDISPIHAHDEPILARDEVLFYGHPLFVVAATTRDAARLAARLARVTYKDLPAVTDIAAARPGGTLVTPPMTLARGEASAAIAASPHVIEGRLTVGGQEHFYLESQIALAIPGEGDEMRVLCSTQHPSEIQHMVAHTLGVASHAVSVEMRRMGGAFGGKETQGNIFACLAALVARKTGRAAKLRPDRDDDMIVTGKRHDFEIDYKVGFDDDGRVQGIEGLFAARCGYSADLSGPITDRALFHADNTYYYPAVRLTSLPLKTNTVSNTAFRGFGGPQGMVLAERVMDEIAFHLGLDPLEVRKRNLYGQDTRNVTPYHQTVEDNVAPRLIAELEAKCRYAERRAALHAANATSPVIKRGLALTPVKFGISFTATHYNQAGALVHVYTDGSIMLNHGGTEMGQGLHVKVAQVVASEFGLGVESVRITATDTSKVPNTSATAASSGSDLNGMAAQAAARTIRERLTAFAAERWQGQAAQVAFADGMVQIGGETLSFADFVRRAYAARIQLSASGFYKTPKIHWDRASGRGRPFYYFAYGAACSQVAVDTLTGEYRMERVDILHDVGKSLNPAIDIGQIEGGFVQGMGWLTTEELWWDDKGRLRTHAPSTYKIPACGDRPMHFEVTLLDAHENAEETIFRSKAVGEPPFMLAMSVLHALSDAIASVADHKVCPRLDAPATPERVLATIEALKNPS, from the coding sequence ATGACCATGCCTGACCTTGCCGTCCATCGCCCGACGCCGCACGAGAGTGCCGCGCGTCATGTCACCGGCACCGCCCATTACGTCGATGATATTCCCGACCCCGCCGGAACCTTGCACCTGGCCCTGGGCCTGTCGGAACGGGCCCATGCCAAGGTGACCCATCTGGACCTGTCGGCGGTGCGCGCCGCCCCTGGGGTGGTGCTGGTGCTGGCCGGCACCGATATGCCCGCCGAGGTCGACATCAGCCCCATCCACGCCCATGACGAGCCGATCCTGGCCCGCGACGAGGTATTGTTCTATGGCCATCCCCTGTTCGTCGTCGCCGCGACCACGCGCGATGCCGCCCGCCTCGCCGCCCGCCTGGCCAGGGTAACCTACAAAGACCTGCCGGCCGTAACCGATATCGCCGCGGCGCGACCGGGCGGCACCCTGGTGACCCCGCCGATGACCCTGGCACGGGGCGAGGCATCCGCCGCCATCGCCGCATCGCCCCATGTCATCGAGGGCCGCCTGACCGTGGGCGGGCAGGAGCATTTCTACCTGGAAAGCCAGATCGCGCTGGCCATTCCCGGCGAGGGTGACGAGATGCGGGTGCTGTGCTCGACCCAGCACCCCAGCGAGATCCAGCACATGGTCGCCCACACCCTGGGCGTCGCCTCCCATGCCGTCAGCGTCGAGATGCGGCGCATGGGCGGGGCCTTCGGCGGCAAGGAAACCCAGGGCAATATCTTCGCCTGCCTGGCGGCCCTGGTCGCCCGCAAGACCGGCCGCGCCGCCAAGCTGCGCCCCGACCGCGACGACGACATGATCGTGACCGGCAAGCGCCATGATTTCGAGATCGACTACAAAGTCGGCTTCGACGACGACGGCAGGGTGCAGGGCATCGAAGGCCTGTTCGCCGCCCGCTGCGGCTATTCGGCCGACCTGTCAGGCCCGATCACCGATCGCGCCCTGTTCCATGCCGACAATACCTATTACTACCCAGCCGTAAGGCTCACCTCCCTGCCCTTGAAGACCAACACGGTTTCCAACACCGCCTTCCGCGGTTTCGGCGGGCCGCAGGGCATGGTCCTGGCCGAACGGGTGATGGACGAGATCGCCTTCCACCTGGGGCTCGACCCGCTGGAGGTGCGCAAGCGCAACCTCTATGGCCAGGATACACGCAACGTCACACCCTACCACCAGACCGTCGAGGACAATGTCGCGCCCCGCCTGATCGCGGAACTGGAGGCCAAGTGCCGCTATGCCGAGCGGCGTGCCGCGCTCCATGCCGCGAATGCCACGAGTCCGGTGATCAAGCGCGGGCTGGCGTTGACCCCGGTCAAGTTCGGCATCTCCTTCACCGCGACCCATTACAACCAGGCCGGCGCCCTGGTGCATGTCTATACCGATGGCAGCATCATGCTGAACCATGGCGGCACCGAGATGGGCCAGGGCCTGCATGTGAAGGTGGCCCAGGTGGTGGCCAGCGAATTCGGTTTGGGGGTAGAGTCGGTGCGCATCACAGCGACCGATACCTCGAAGGTGCCCAACACCTCCGCCACCGCCGCCTCGTCGGGCTCGGACCTCAATGGCATGGCCGCCCAGGCGGCGGCACGCACGATCCGCGAACGCCTGACCGCCTTCGCGGCCGAACGCTGGCAGGGGCAGGCAGCGCAGGTCGCCTTCGCCGACGGCATGGTGCAGATCGGCGGCGAGACCTTGAGCTTTGCCGATTTCGTCCGCCGGGCCTACGCCGCCCGCATCCAGCTATCGGCCAGCGGCTTCTACAAGACGCCCAAGATCCACTGGGACCGGGCATCGGGCCGCGGCCGGCCGTTCTATTATTTCGCCTATGGCGCCGCCTGCTCGCAGGTCGCGGTCGACACCCTGACCGGCGAATACCGGATGGAACGGGTGGATATCCTCCACGATGTCGGCAAATCCCTGAACCCGGCCATCGACATCGGCCAGATCGAGGGCGGCTTCGTCCAGGGCATGGGCTGGCTCACCACCGAGGAATTGTGGTGGGACGACAAGGGTCGCCTGCGCACCCACGCCCCCTCGACCTACAAGATCCCGGCCTGCGGCGACCGGCCGATGCACTTCGAGGTCACCTTGCTCGACGCGCACGAGAATGCCGAGGAGACCATCTTCCGCTCCAAGGCCGTGGGCGAGCCGCCGTTCATGCTGGCCATGTCGGTGCTGCACGCCCTGTCCGACGCCATCGCCAGCGTCGCCGATCACAAGGTCTGCCCGCGCCTGGACGCGCCGGCGACACCCGAGCGGGTACTGGCGACCATCGAGGCGCTGAAAAATCCCTCTTAA
- a CDS encoding patatin-like phospholipase family protein, protein MTQLRAYVAFEGGGAKGLVHIGALKFLETKNVLFKGFAGTSAGAIIAALKAAGYAADDLVDPIAKTTLLDDQPVQMRDALDLLGRWNWRKIQAIVFAASKIPYFPRLYLVATLLSFGALFNAMFEDNRIGMVLFAAIFALLLFVLSRVILGVATLDHFRDHFAELLRLRIAPASPDHIVCFRDFGPKTGRPDLMIVATNITGGRMTLFSADTTPNVPVADAVAASICIPAIFRPWKIEGQHYYDGGLVSNLPAWPFDEMRAIDPDAYTFAIEIEGNDRSLDADADGFQWIRQILRTAVFGSSFLSKRAIGRLEVVKMRTETGLLEFDLRRDAVMKLVADATAFAAADIGTNLFANPAILHEACGRLRDAAIQVFRDTVEVFAAGAFVGRVRVAVAMLEDGYTRSLRLRHGVGFETDTDEALLLPIDGSFVGEAWNKKERYFTVMPDGWAEAPEWPIGSLEGPENRQLRKLIWPNLMWSLSVPILGGDGKVQFVAVLDGNDRIGPTSAKLEAVIDLISDHAKTIFKTAVEKLIVLA, encoded by the coding sequence ATGACTCAGTTGCGTGCATATGTCGCTTTTGAAGGCGGCGGAGCCAAAGGCTTGGTGCATATCGGCGCACTCAAATTTCTTGAAACCAAGAATGTTCTGTTTAAGGGATTTGCCGGAACCTCTGCGGGCGCGATCATCGCGGCGCTGAAAGCGGCGGGGTACGCAGCCGATGACTTGGTCGATCCAATCGCCAAGACGACGTTGCTCGACGATCAGCCAGTGCAGATGCGCGATGCCCTTGATCTACTTGGCCGCTGGAACTGGCGAAAGATTCAGGCAATAGTTTTTGCAGCATCCAAGATTCCGTATTTCCCGCGGCTTTACCTCGTTGCAACTCTGTTGTCGTTTGGTGCGCTGTTTAACGCCATGTTCGAAGACAACCGGATTGGCATGGTGCTATTTGCCGCAATTTTTGCGTTGCTTCTGTTTGTTCTCAGCCGAGTAATTCTTGGCGTTGCAACACTGGATCACTTCCGCGACCATTTTGCAGAACTGTTGCGTCTTCGGATAGCGCCGGCTTCGCCTGATCACATCGTCTGCTTTCGAGATTTCGGGCCGAAAACAGGCCGGCCAGATTTGATGATCGTCGCAACGAACATTACTGGGGGGCGGATGACGCTTTTTTCCGCAGACACTACCCCGAACGTACCCGTCGCTGATGCAGTTGCGGCATCAATCTGTATACCTGCCATCTTCCGGCCTTGGAAGATCGAGGGTCAGCACTACTATGATGGAGGGCTCGTCTCTAACCTGCCGGCGTGGCCGTTTGACGAAATGCGAGCGATCGACCCCGACGCCTACACCTTTGCGATAGAGATTGAAGGGAATGACAGGTCGCTGGACGCCGACGCCGACGGATTCCAGTGGATTCGTCAAATCCTCCGGACAGCGGTATTCGGGTCGTCTTTTCTGAGCAAACGTGCAATCGGTCGGCTCGAAGTTGTTAAGATGAGGACAGAAACCGGCCTTCTCGAGTTCGATCTTCGCCGTGATGCCGTTATGAAATTGGTCGCAGATGCTACGGCTTTCGCCGCCGCGGACATCGGCACAAACCTGTTTGCCAACCCTGCAATCCTGCATGAGGCTTGTGGAAGATTACGGGACGCTGCCATACAGGTATTTCGGGATACAGTTGAGGTTTTCGCTGCCGGCGCTTTCGTCGGGCGCGTTCGCGTCGCTGTCGCTATGCTTGAAGACGGCTATACTAGGTCACTACGCCTGCGACATGGCGTCGGTTTCGAAACCGATACGGACGAAGCCCTGCTTCTACCGATCGACGGATCTTTTGTCGGCGAGGCCTGGAATAAGAAGGAGCGCTATTTTACCGTCATGCCGGATGGTTGGGCCGAGGCACCGGAGTGGCCGATTGGCTCACTTGAAGGGCCCGAGAATAGGCAACTGCGAAAGCTGATTTGGCCAAACTTAATGTGGTCACTTTCGGTGCCGATATTGGGCGGTGACGGCAAGGTCCAATTTGTTGCTGTGCTGGACGGCAATGATAGAATCGGACCGACCTCGGCAAAACTCGAAGCAGTCATCGACTTGATTTCCGACCATGCGAAGACAATATTCAAAACGGCGGTGGAGAAATTGATCGTTTTGGCCTGA
- a CDS encoding ABC transporter permease yields MRETRRGLAFWALASFFGLFVLFLYGPTITIMILSFQGEDGGLTFPMNGFSLHWFGRLFQQQAVGDFGGSLSRSLLLGLIVTILTVTISLSAGLAFRRRFFGSTPLFYLAIASLIVPSILVSLGIGLMFNVLGIEPAWNTSALGAHLTWTLPFGLLIMFAVFNRFNKAFEEAARDQGASPWQTLRHVTVPILLPSLIGVGLFGFTLSYDEFARSLMTTGSYNTLPLEIYGMTTSVTTPVLYALGTVTTLLSIVVITAALYGVVYVQRRRAGKGSDAGRGV; encoded by the coding sequence ATGCGTGAGACCCGCCGCGGCCTGGCCTTCTGGGCGCTCGCCAGTTTCTTCGGCCTGTTCGTGCTGTTCCTTTACGGGCCCACGATCACCATCATGATCCTGTCGTTCCAGGGCGAGGACGGCGGCCTGACCTTCCCCATGAACGGCTTCTCGCTGCACTGGTTCGGGCGGCTGTTCCAGCAGCAGGCGGTGGGCGATTTCGGCGGCTCGCTGTCCCGCTCGCTGCTGCTGGGCCTGATCGTCACCATCCTCACCGTGACCATCTCGCTCTCGGCCGGGCTTGCCTTCCGGCGGCGCTTCTTCGGCTCGACGCCGCTGTTCTATCTCGCCATCGCCAGCCTGATCGTGCCCTCGATCCTGGTCAGCTTGGGGATCGGCCTGATGTTCAACGTGCTGGGGATCGAGCCGGCCTGGAACACCTCGGCGCTGGGCGCGCACCTGACGTGGACCCTGCCCTTCGGCCTGCTGATCATGTTCGCCGTCTTCAACCGCTTCAACAAAGCCTTCGAGGAGGCGGCACGGGACCAGGGCGCCAGCCCATGGCAGACCCTGCGCCATGTCACCGTGCCGATCCTGCTGCCCTCGCTGATCGGGGTGGGCCTGTTCGGCTTCACCCTGTCCTATGACGAATTCGCCCGCAGCCTGATGACCACCGGCAGCTACAACACCCTGCCCCTGGAGATCTACGGCATGACCACCAGCGTCACCACCCCCGTGCTCTATGCCCTGGGCACGGTCACCACCCTGCTGTCGATCGTGGTGATCACCGCCGCGCTCTACGGCGTGGTCTATGTCCAGCGCCGGCGGGCGGGCAAGGGCTCCGACGCCGGGCGCGGGGTGTGA
- the uraD gene encoding 2-oxo-4-hydroxy-4-carboxy-5-ureidoimidazoline decarboxylase: MDRDAFIARFGGVFEHSPWIAAAAFDAGIGDYSAEGIHAALCRALEPALHEAKLALLNAHPDLAGKLALAKGLTAESTAEQAGAGLDRLTPAELARFTALNEAYKARFGFPFIIAVKGLDKHAILAAFEVRVTNAPEVEFATALEQVKRIALLRLRQMLP, encoded by the coding sequence ATGGACCGTGATGCCTTCATCGCCAGGTTCGGCGGCGTGTTCGAACATTCGCCCTGGATTGCCGCGGCCGCCTTCGATGCCGGGATCGGCGATTATTCGGCTGAGGGAATCCACGCGGCGCTGTGCCGGGCGCTGGAACCGGCATTGCATGAGGCGAAGCTGGCCTTGCTGAACGCCCACCCGGATCTCGCGGGCAAACTGGCCCTGGCCAAGGGCCTGACCGCCGAATCGACGGCGGAACAGGCCGGCGCCGGCCTGGACCGGCTGACTCCGGCGGAACTGGCGCGCTTCACCGCCTTGAACGAGGCCTACAAGGCGCGCTTCGGCTTCCCCTTCATCATCGCGGTCAAAGGCCTCGACAAGCACGCCATCCTGGCCGCGTTCGAGGTGCGCGTGACGAATGCACCGGAAGTCGAATTCGCCACCGCCCTGGAACAGGTAAAGCGCATCGCGCTGTTGCGGTTACGCCAGATGCTCCCCTAA
- the xdhC gene encoding xanthine dehydrogenase accessory protein XdhC, protein MDTALAQLVRALAATGAAAILVSVREAQGSTPRDAGTMMLVTTEAIHGTIGGGRLEWTAIARAREMIAAGELHALMSLPLGPALDQCCGGHVLLSLDRVDAALADKVEAAEREEAAGWPTVLLFGAGHVGAALAQALRPLPLVLHWFDERAEAAEGAVAGDLEGAIAAAPPGSAVLVMTHDHPLDFRLTALALARGDLAYVGMIGSATKRARLIRHLGHEGYNPALADRLTCPIGGRNVRDKRPAVIAALVAAELLAVLSP, encoded by the coding sequence TTGGATACGGCGCTGGCACAGCTCGTCCGCGCGCTGGCGGCGACAGGTGCCGCGGCGATCCTGGTGAGCGTGCGCGAGGCGCAAGGCTCGACCCCGCGCGATGCCGGCACGATGATGCTGGTCACCACGGAGGCGATTCACGGCACCATCGGCGGCGGGCGCCTGGAATGGACAGCCATCGCCAGGGCCCGGGAGATGATTGCGGCCGGCGAGCTTCATGCCTTGATGAGCCTGCCGCTGGGTCCGGCGCTCGACCAGTGCTGCGGCGGCCATGTCCTGCTCAGCCTGGACCGGGTCGATGCCGCCCTGGCCGACAAGGTCGAGGCGGCGGAACGCGAGGAGGCCGCGGGCTGGCCCACCGTCCTGCTGTTCGGGGCCGGCCATGTCGGCGCCGCCCTGGCCCAGGCGCTCAGGCCCCTGCCGCTGGTCCTGCACTGGTTCGACGAGCGCGCGGAGGCGGCCGAGGGCGCCGTTGCGGGCGATCTCGAGGGTGCCATCGCCGCCGCCCCGCCAGGTTCCGCCGTGCTGGTGATGACCCATGACCACCCGCTGGATTTCCGCCTGACCGCGCTTGCCCTGGCGCGCGGCGACCTCGCCTATGTCGGCATGATCGGCTCCGCCACCAAGCGCGCCCGCCTCATCCGCCACCTCGGCCACGAGGGCTACAATCCGGCATTGGCCGATCGGCTGACCTGCCCGATCGGCGGCCGCAACGTCCGCGACAAGCGCCCCGCGGTCATCGCCGCGCTGGTCGCCGCGGAACTACTGGCGGTGCTGTCGCCATAA
- a CDS encoding xanthine dehydrogenase small subunit, with protein sequence MTSRDTLRFLLGTELREIKVMEPTTTVLDHLRLVERRTGTKEGCAEGDCGACSVVVARPGEGNHLTYRAVNACIQPLGTLDGCQLITVEDLAAADGTLHPVQQAMVDAHGSQCGFCTPGFVMSLFAMTKADLAAPDDQDIDEALAGNLCRCTGYAPIARAARDLADAPAPDQFDLAQSQTLTRLRALDDGAHLALSDGKGRRFFAPANGDALADVLVDHPQATIVAGATDVGLWFTKHLKRPTPLVWIGRAADLARIEETPAGIEIGAGVTYSDALETLARLWPDFGAVLRRLGSTQIRNAGTIGGNVANGSPIGDTPPMLIALGPGCICGPGRCAGCCRSSTTSSTTASRTGA encoded by the coding sequence ATGACCAGCCGCGATACCTTGCGCTTCCTGCTGGGCACCGAACTGCGCGAGATCAAGGTGATGGAGCCGACCACGACCGTGCTCGATCATCTGCGCCTGGTCGAACGGCGCACCGGCACCAAGGAAGGCTGTGCCGAGGGGGATTGCGGCGCCTGCAGCGTCGTCGTGGCGCGCCCCGGCGAGGGCAACCACCTGACCTACCGCGCGGTCAATGCCTGCATCCAGCCCCTGGGCACCCTGGACGGCTGCCAGTTGATCACCGTCGAGGATCTGGCCGCCGCCGATGGCACCCTGCACCCCGTGCAGCAGGCCATGGTCGATGCCCATGGCTCGCAATGCGGTTTTTGCACGCCGGGCTTCGTCATGTCGCTGTTTGCCATGACCAAGGCGGATCTGGCCGCGCCGGACGACCAGGATATCGACGAGGCCCTGGCCGGCAACCTGTGCCGTTGCACCGGCTATGCCCCCATCGCGCGCGCCGCGCGGGACCTGGCCGACGCGCCGGCACCCGATCAGTTCGATCTGGCGCAAAGCCAGACCCTGACCCGGCTGCGCGCCCTGGACGATGGCGCCCACCTGGCCTTGAGCGATGGCAAGGGCCGGCGCTTCTTCGCCCCCGCCAACGGCGACGCGCTGGCGGATGTCCTGGTCGACCATCCCCAGGCGACCATCGTCGCCGGTGCAACCGACGTCGGCCTGTGGTTCACGAAACACTTGAAGCGTCCCACGCCGCTGGTCTGGATCGGCCGCGCGGCCGACCTTGCCCGGATCGAGGAAACCCCCGCCGGCATCGAGATCGGGGCGGGCGTCACCTACAGCGACGCGCTGGAGACACTGGCCCGCCTGTGGCCGGATTTCGGCGCCGTGCTGCGCCGGCTGGGCTCGACCCAGATCCGCAATGCCGGCACCATCGGCGGCAATGTCGCCAACGGCTCGCCCATCGGCGATACCCCGCCCATGCTAATTGCGCTGGGGCCAGGTTGCATCTGCGGGCCGGGGCGATGCGCCGGGTGCTGCCGATCGAGCACTACTTCCTCGACTACGGCAAGCAGGACCGGGGCCTGA
- a CDS encoding flavin reductase family protein: MATATFDFDDLSPQDQYKLLIGTVVPRPIAWVTTVDAQGRVNAAPFSFFNALCSAPPIVALGLGSRPGGEAKDTPANIAATNAFTVNIVSNDLAEKMNVTATTFAPGIDELREAGLTTVPGTKVPCPRIAEAPAALECRLYMTIPVGEDVIVLGQVVAAHYDERVINVARKHIDPKALDAIARLGGNGYATTRDIFDLARLSVEEWETNHTPNARRPR; this comes from the coding sequence GTGGCGACAGCGACCTTCGATTTCGACGACCTCTCCCCCCAGGACCAGTACAAGCTGCTGATCGGCACGGTGGTGCCCCGGCCCATCGCCTGGGTGACCACGGTGGACGCGCAGGGCCGGGTCAATGCCGCGCCGTTCAGCTTCTTCAACGCCCTGTGTTCAGCACCGCCGATCGTGGCCCTGGGCCTAGGCAGCCGGCCCGGCGGCGAGGCCAAGGACACGCCGGCCAATATCGCCGCGACCAACGCCTTCACGGTGAACATCGTCTCGAACGACCTGGCCGAGAAGATGAACGTGACCGCCACCACCTTCGCCCCCGGCATCGACGAACTGCGCGAGGCCGGCCTGACCACGGTGCCCGGCACCAAGGTGCCTTGCCCGCGCATTGCTGAGGCCCCCGCCGCCCTGGAATGCCGCCTCTACATGACCATTCCGGTGGGCGAGGATGTCATCGTCCTGGGCCAGGTGGTCGCCGCCCATTACGACGAGCGGGTGATCAATGTGGCGCGCAAGCACATCGACCCCAAGGCCCTGGATGCCATCGCCCGTCTGGGCGGCAACGGTTACGCCACCACCCGCGACATCTTCGACCTCGCCAGGTTGAGCGTCGAGGAATGGGAGACGAACCACACGCCGAACGCCAGACGGCCGCGGTGA